The Planifilum fimeticola genome has a segment encoding these proteins:
- a CDS encoding MFS transporter, which translates to MFQQERTEENRRGFWVVLLTLSTIPLLMVLGNSMLIPVLPAIRSELNISQLQVSLLITLFSIPAGVVIPISGILSDRFGRKKVIIPSLLLYGAGGVLAGFASTAGSYMTMLAGRILQGIGAAGTAPIAMALVSDLYRGEKRSKALGILEASNGMGKVLSPILGALLALIVWYAVYFAFPVLIVPAAAALWIFVKEPERTYQVPPIAQYRKHLKKIWKRQGKWLLVAFLAGAVTLFILFGVLFYLSDILEAKYRVDGILKGLILAIPLLAMSSTSYWTGGHIRQKTRRMRFFISGGLFAISLAMAVIPFFTNTYVLLGLLVLIGIGSGLVLPSLNTLITSAVGADERGIVTSLYGSVRFLGVAIGPPIFGVLENQRLLLFLGASALAALSGVLALKTIRQTGLLRGKGGQTRVLLRKRGLQPT; encoded by the coding sequence TTGTTTCAACAAGAACGGACGGAGGAGAACCGCCGAGGCTTTTGGGTTGTCCTCCTCACACTGAGCACCATCCCCTTGCTCATGGTCCTCGGCAATTCCATGCTGATTCCCGTCCTGCCTGCGATCCGATCGGAGCTGAACATTTCCCAACTTCAGGTAAGCCTCTTGATCACGCTGTTTTCCATCCCCGCCGGAGTGGTCATCCCCATTTCCGGCATCCTCTCAGATCGTTTCGGGCGAAAAAAAGTGATCATCCCCAGCCTGCTGCTGTATGGTGCGGGGGGAGTTCTGGCGGGGTTTGCCTCCACTGCGGGCTCGTACATGACCATGCTGGCGGGACGAATCCTTCAGGGTATCGGGGCGGCCGGCACCGCTCCCATCGCCATGGCCCTGGTCAGCGACCTGTACCGCGGGGAAAAGCGGAGCAAGGCCCTGGGAATCCTGGAAGCCTCCAACGGCATGGGAAAAGTGCTCAGCCCCATCCTCGGCGCGCTGCTCGCCCTCATCGTTTGGTACGCGGTTTATTTCGCCTTCCCCGTCCTCATCGTCCCCGCGGCCGCCGCCCTGTGGATTTTCGTGAAGGAACCCGAAAGAACCTATCAGGTTCCCCCGATTGCCCAATATCGGAAACACCTGAAGAAAATATGGAAAAGACAGGGGAAGTGGTTGCTCGTCGCCTTTTTGGCCGGAGCGGTCACGCTTTTCATCCTGTTCGGCGTCCTTTTCTACCTGTCGGACATCCTGGAAGCCAAATACCGGGTCGACGGGATTCTGAAAGGGCTGATCCTGGCCATCCCCCTGTTGGCCATGAGCTCCACCTCGTACTGGACGGGGGGACACATCCGCCAAAAGACGCGACGGATGAGATTTTTCATCAGTGGCGGATTGTTCGCCATCTCCCTGGCGATGGCGGTCATCCCCTTTTTCACCAATACCTATGTGCTCCTGGGACTCCTCGTGCTGATCGGAATCGGCAGCGGACTGGTCCTTCCCAGCCTCAACACCCTCATCACTTCCGCCGTCGGAGCCGATGAACGGGGAATCGTCACCTCCCTGTACGGCAGCGTCCGCTTCTTGGGGGTGGCGATCGGTCCCCCGATCTTCGGAGTATTGGAAAACCAGCGCCTTCTGCTGTTCCTGGGGGCCAGCGCCTTGGCCGCCCTGTCGGGCGTTCTCGCCCTGAAAACCATCCGTCAGACGGGCCTTCTCCGGGGAAAGGGCGGACAAACCCGCGTCCTCCTTCGCAAAAGAGGGTTGCAACCCACTTGA
- a CDS encoding CD1247 N-terminal domain-containing protein — protein MATSFERLRRELSYLKGMTEGEERDHRLSLRAFQRLIQLLDEWMEETEQLSRRQEELEEYVEAIDEDLNDLEMTVYDEEDLQEEDAGYLKVECPECREDVWVDEKVLDDDSVEEVICPDCRTVLLVNRDEEGQRKVPANGEYAKEEMEPPRIN, from the coding sequence ATGGCAACATCATTTGAGCGCCTGCGACGGGAGTTGTCCTATCTCAAGGGGATGACCGAAGGAGAAGAGCGGGATCATCGGTTGAGCCTCCGGGCGTTCCAGCGCCTCATCCAGCTTCTCGATGAGTGGATGGAGGAAACGGAACAGTTGAGCCGAAGGCAGGAGGAGTTGGAGGAGTACGTGGAGGCGATCGACGAGGACCTGAATGATTTGGAAATGACCGTGTACGATGAGGAAGATTTGCAGGAGGAAGATGCCGGATATCTGAAGGTGGAGTGTCCGGAGTGCCGGGAGGATGTATGGGTTGACGAGAAGGTGTTGGATGATGATTCCGTGGAGGAAGTGATTTGTCCCGACTGCCGCACGGTGCTCCTGGTCAACCGGGACGAAGAAGGGCAGCGGAAGGTTCCTGCAAACGGAGAATACGCGAAGGAGGAGATGGAGCCCCCGCGGATCAATTGA
- the spoIIIAA gene encoding stage III sporulation protein AA — MVHRVLGVLPLSIRNLMESLPAEVKSRLEEIRVRQDRPLEIITTEKSRFVTPKGGLTRDPRDAYRPSGEDCRKMLNLISNHSLYALEEELRRGYVTIEGGHRIGLAGKVVVEGGRVKHLRDITGFNVRIARQIPGVAGDLIPYLFQGGRAENVLIVSPPQCGKTTLLRDLARIVSTGDKGLSPLKVGIVDERSELAGCVQGIPQHDVGPRTDVLDGCPKAEGMMMMIRSMSPDILVVDEIGRREDGEAVYEAVHAGVQVFTTAHGRTLEEVCRRPTISALARDGVFGRYVLLSRRRGPGTVEGVFDRSFRRVGRMEMVRSPC; from the coding sequence ATGGTTCACCGAGTGCTCGGCGTGCTTCCGCTGTCCATCCGGAACTTGATGGAATCCCTGCCGGCGGAGGTGAAGAGCCGGCTGGAGGAAATCCGAGTGCGGCAGGATCGCCCTCTGGAGATCATCACGACGGAAAAGTCCCGGTTTGTCACTCCGAAGGGCGGGCTTACCCGGGATCCCCGGGATGCGTACCGGCCTTCCGGGGAAGATTGCCGGAAGATGCTGAATCTGATCAGCAACCATTCCCTGTATGCGCTGGAAGAGGAGCTGAGGAGGGGATACGTCACCATCGAAGGTGGACACCGGATCGGGTTGGCCGGGAAAGTGGTCGTCGAAGGGGGGAGGGTGAAACACCTGAGGGACATCACCGGATTCAACGTCCGGATCGCACGACAGATCCCCGGGGTGGCGGGCGATCTCATCCCTTACCTCTTTCAAGGAGGGCGGGCGGAGAACGTGCTCATCGTTTCGCCGCCGCAATGCGGGAAGACCACTCTGCTCCGGGATCTGGCGCGGATCGTCAGCACCGGGGACAAGGGCCTCTCCCCCCTAAAGGTGGGGATTGTGGATGAGCGATCGGAGCTGGCCGGGTGCGTGCAGGGAATTCCCCAGCATGATGTCGGCCCCCGAACGGATGTGTTGGACGGATGCCCGAAAGCGGAAGGGATGATGATGATGATCCGTTCCATGTCGCCGGACATTCTGGTGGTGGATGAGATCGGTCGCAGGGAGGACGGGGAGGCGGTGTACGAGGCGGTTCATGCCGGGGTGCAAGTGTTTACCACAGCCCACGGCCGCACCTTGGAAGAGGTGTGCCGAAGGCCCACGATTTCCGCTCTTGCGCGGGACGGGGTGTTCGGCCGGTATGTATTGCTGAGCCGGCGTCGCGGTCCCGGCACGGTGGAAGGCGTGTTCGATCGGTCCTTTCGACGGGTCGGACGGATGGAGATGGTCCGTTCACCATGCTGA
- the spoIIIAB gene encoding stage III sporulation protein SpoIIIAB has protein sequence MLKLIGAVLILISTTMTGFRMARRYAERPRQIRQLRQSLSLLETDIAYGSRTLVEAFRLIGKRERDPVASLFSSCVRYLETLDGASTYQCWKKAVEETWPRTAMGVPEREVMIDFGKTLGLSDRQDQLQHLRMAIANLKVEENHARDEQVRYEKMCKTLGFLAGALLVILMI, from the coding sequence ATGCTGAAGTTGATCGGAGCCGTTTTGATCCTGATTTCCACCACCATGACCGGATTTCGCATGGCCCGCCGTTATGCCGAACGCCCCAGGCAAATCCGACAGCTCCGCCAGTCCCTGTCCCTGTTGGAGACGGATATCGCCTACGGATCCCGCACGCTGGTGGAAGCCTTTCGGTTGATCGGGAAACGGGAGCGGGACCCGGTCGCTTCCCTCTTTTCCTCCTGCGTCCGATATCTGGAGACCCTCGATGGAGCATCCACGTACCAGTGTTGGAAAAAGGCCGTGGAGGAGACGTGGCCGCGTACGGCGATGGGCGTGCCCGAGCGGGAAGTGATGATTGATTTCGGCAAGACCTTGGGTCTGTCCGACCGCCAGGATCAACTGCAGCATCTGAGGATGGCGATCGCCAATCTGAAGGTGGAGGAGAATCATGCCAGGGACGAGCAGGTGCGTTACGAAAAGATGTGCAAGACCCTGGGGTTTCTTGCCGGAGCGCTCCTCGTCATTCTGATGATCTAG
- the spoIIIAC gene encoding stage III sporulation protein AC, giving the protein MSFNVDAVFQIAGIGIIVAMMHTVLKQMGKEDYAQWVTLIGFIVVLFMVATMVEDLFQTIKNVFLFKS; this is encoded by the coding sequence ATGTCGTTCAATGTGGACGCTGTCTTTCAAATCGCCGGAATCGGGATCATCGTCGCCATGATGCACACGGTCCTCAAGCAGATGGGCAAGGAAGATTATGCCCAATGGGTGACGCTGATCGGGTTTATCGTGGTCTTGTTCATGGTGGCCACGATGGTGGAGGATCTGTTCCAGACGATCAAAAACGTTTTCCTGTTCAAGTCGTGA
- the spoIIIAD gene encoding stage III sporulation protein AD has translation MEIIQVVGLGLIATFLILVIKEQKPVFAFLLATFAGIVIFISLAGKLADVIRTLEQLATQAGVKTTFLETVLKIIGIAYIAEFGAQVTRDAGQGSIASKIEMAGKVLIMVMAIPIVMMIIETIIKILPS, from the coding sequence TTGGAAATCATCCAGGTGGTCGGCCTCGGTTTGATCGCCACCTTTCTCATCCTGGTCATCAAGGAACAAAAACCCGTCTTCGCCTTTTTGCTCGCCACCTTCGCCGGGATTGTCATTTTTATCTCCCTTGCAGGCAAGTTGGCCGATGTGATCCGAACCCTGGAACAGCTGGCCACCCAGGCGGGTGTGAAGACGACCTTTCTCGAGACGGTGCTGAAGATCATCGGCATCGCCTACATCGCCGAATTCGGCGCACAGGTGACGCGGGACGCGGGGCAGGGCTCCATCGCTTCCAAAATTGAGATGGCCGGAAAAGTGCTGATCATGGTGATGGCGATTCCCATTGTGATGATGATCATCGAGACGATCATCAAAATCCTTCCATCGTGA
- the spoIIIAE gene encoding stage III sporulation protein AE, whose amino-acid sequence MERSLKRIGLMMVIFLMAPIFCAAAENQPDSSVSDQLVRTQLEQLDTEPLESFWRDLKQEYGRYMPGGEKGNLFDAVLSPEGGFSLEGTLTALARYFFHEILYSGKLLGTVIVLTVLSMILQLLSTAFQHNQVSRVAFAVVFMVIIILAVDSFSVAVESAKTAIERMIHFMLALIPLVLTLLASMGNFGSVAMFHPLIVFMIHIVGTLIYTVIFPLLFFSAVLGIVSCLSEKYKLNQLADLFRRVSVALLGGLLTIFLGIISIQGATAAVTDGVTIRTAKYLTGNFVPVVGRMFSDAADTVVGASLLVKNAVGMAGVLILLFISAFPALKIISLAIIYNFSAAVMQPLGSGPIIDCLNIIGKTLMYIFGALATVGLMFFLAVTIIVAAGNISVMIR is encoded by the coding sequence ATGGAACGGTCCCTGAAGCGGATCGGGCTTATGATGGTGATCTTCCTGATGGCGCCGATTTTCTGCGCCGCCGCCGAAAACCAGCCGGATTCCTCCGTCAGCGACCAATTGGTGCGGACCCAGCTGGAGCAGCTGGACACGGAACCGCTGGAGTCTTTTTGGCGGGACCTGAAGCAGGAGTACGGCCGGTATATGCCGGGGGGAGAAAAAGGGAACCTTTTTGACGCGGTCCTTTCCCCGGAGGGCGGTTTTTCCCTGGAGGGAACGCTGACGGCTTTGGCCCGGTACTTTTTCCACGAGATCCTTTACAGCGGAAAGCTGCTCGGCACGGTGATCGTCCTCACCGTATTGAGCATGATCCTACAGCTCCTTTCCACCGCCTTTCAGCACAATCAGGTGAGCCGAGTGGCCTTTGCCGTCGTGTTCATGGTGATCATCATCCTCGCGGTGGACAGTTTTTCCGTGGCTGTCGAGTCGGCCAAAACGGCCATCGAGCGGATGATCCACTTCATGCTGGCGCTGATTCCGCTGGTGTTGACGCTGCTCGCGTCCATGGGCAATTTCGGTTCCGTGGCCATGTTTCACCCCCTGATCGTTTTCATGATCCACATTGTCGGAACACTGATCTACACCGTGATTTTTCCGCTCCTGTTCTTTTCGGCGGTGCTCGGCATCGTCAGCTGCCTTTCGGAAAAATACAAGTTGAACCAGTTGGCCGATCTGTTTCGGAGGGTGAGCGTGGCGCTGTTGGGAGGGCTTTTGACCATCTTTCTGGGCATCATCTCCATCCAGGGGGCGACGGCGGCGGTCACCGACGGGGTGACCATCCGTACGGCGAAATACCTGACGGGAAATTTTGTTCCGGTTGTGGGGCGGATGTTTTCCGACGCGGCGGACACGGTGGTGGGCGCCTCTCTGCTGGTGAAAAATGCGGTGGGAATGGCGGGGGTGTTGATTTTGCTGTTTATCAGCGCCTTTCCGGCACTGAAAATCATTTCCCTTGCCATCATCTACAACTTTTCGGCAGCGGTGATGCAGCCCCTCGGGAGCGGCCCGATCATCGATTGCCTGAACATCATCGGGAAAACCCTGATGTACATTTTCGGGGCGTTGGCCACCGTCGGGCTGATGTTCTTCCTGGCGGTCACCATTATCGTAGCGGCCGGGAACATCTCGGTGATGATCCGGTAG
- the spoIIIAF gene encoding stage III sporulation protein AF, translating to MEFVGGWLKQIILLVLVATFFDLLLPNHSMERYVKLVMGLLIILAILNPIFSLLDKNLDLASFTAESQGVPEGNVTDLSTIRREGEALQKTQEQLVLSQVQQKLAESIKQDVERQFDVRVVRSEVSVSQAGEKESPAIQRVRLVISPRRNEGEGGEVMPVQPVEPVVIGPDQPASAERDSPSPRAPSRIASYLQQKWELSPEQVHVAWEDAS from the coding sequence ATGGAATTCGTCGGCGGATGGCTCAAACAGATCATCCTGTTGGTGCTCGTCGCCACCTTTTTCGATCTCCTTCTTCCCAATCACTCGATGGAGCGCTATGTGAAGCTGGTGATGGGATTGTTGATCATCTTGGCGATTTTAAATCCGATTTTCTCTCTGTTGGACAAGAATTTGGATCTCGCATCCTTCACCGCGGAAAGTCAAGGGGTGCCGGAGGGGAACGTCACCGACTTGAGCACCATCCGCCGGGAAGGGGAAGCCCTTCAAAAAACCCAGGAACAGTTGGTTCTTTCTCAGGTGCAGCAGAAGTTGGCGGAGTCGATCAAACAGGATGTGGAAAGGCAATTTGACGTGAGGGTTGTAAGGAGCGAAGTGTCCGTCTCCCAGGCCGGGGAAAAGGAATCTCCCGCCATCCAACGGGTTCGGCTGGTGATTTCCCCTCGGCGGAACGAAGGGGAAGGGGGTGAAGTGATGCCCGTTCAACCGGTGGAACCCGTGGTCATCGGTCCCGATCAGCCCGCTTCCGCGGAGCGGGATTCCCCCTCTCCCCGGGCGCCCTCCCGGATCGCCAGTTATCTGCAGCAGAAATGGGAATTGTCACCCGAACAGGTGCATGTGGCCTGGGAGGATGCTTCCTGA
- the spoIIIAG gene encoding stage III sporulation protein AG produces the protein MFKGLFDRLEKMWGGGEQGAKRVNTFRWLILIGCLGAALMILSSFFSVEQEVPGNSYSSADSKEGSVPAAAFGNKDMTMQDYEEMYESQLRDVLGKIVGVENVSVMVNLESSEETVVEKDRRETQQVTEESDKKGGTRKINEHTVEDKVVLHRTDDGEKPIVVKRIKPRVRGVLIVAEGAEDLKRRALIIEAVQRVLDVPVHRISVLPKG, from the coding sequence GTGTTCAAAGGGCTGTTTGACCGGCTGGAGAAAATGTGGGGAGGTGGCGAACAGGGAGCCAAAAGGGTGAACACCTTCCGCTGGTTGATTCTGATCGGCTGCCTGGGTGCCGCGCTGATGATCTTGTCCTCCTTCTTTTCCGTTGAGCAGGAGGTGCCGGGCAATTCATACTCTTCGGCGGACTCGAAGGAGGGTTCGGTCCCTGCCGCGGCCTTCGGAAACAAGGACATGACCATGCAGGACTATGAGGAGATGTACGAATCCCAACTGAGGGATGTCCTGGGGAAGATTGTCGGCGTGGAGAACGTGTCGGTGATGGTCAATCTGGAGTCCTCCGAGGAGACGGTGGTGGAAAAGGACAGGCGGGAAACGCAGCAGGTGACGGAAGAGAGCGACAAGAAAGGCGGCACGCGGAAGATCAACGAGCACACCGTGGAGGACAAGGTCGTCCTTCACCGGACGGATGACGGGGAAAAGCCGATTGTGGTCAAGCGGATCAAGCCCCGGGTGCGCGGCGTGTTGATCGTTGCGGAGGGGGCGGAGGATTTGAAGAGGAGAGCGCTGATTATCGAAGCGGTGCAACGGGTGTTGGACGTGCCCGTTCATCGAATCTCCGTGCTGCCGAAAGGATAG
- a CDS encoding SpoIIIAH-like family protein: protein MTMNKQTVWLVTMLTLMVVLSAYYIVTGPVEPVEQAGQPSKENEVQVDLKTEEADSKDDIQNAGSDYFVGYQLQRNNLRSKMTEEYMNILTNPKSSKEELEEAQRKIDQLMKVDKTESVLEELIRNEGFRDAVVISGDKHVDVIVQSEKLTHSQVVKLISLVKKHMDVPATQVSVAYRP, encoded by the coding sequence ATGACGATGAACAAACAGACGGTCTGGCTGGTGACGATGCTCACGCTGATGGTGGTCCTGTCCGCCTATTACATTGTCACGGGACCCGTGGAACCGGTCGAGCAGGCCGGTCAGCCGTCCAAGGAGAATGAGGTGCAGGTGGATCTCAAAACGGAAGAGGCCGATTCAAAGGACGACATCCAGAATGCGGGCAGCGACTATTTCGTGGGATACCAGCTGCAGCGTAACAACCTTCGCTCCAAGATGACGGAAGAATACATGAATATCTTGACCAATCCCAAGTCGTCGAAGGAGGAATTGGAGGAGGCACAGCGCAAGATCGACCAGCTGATGAAGGTGGATAAAACGGAATCCGTATTGGAAGAGCTGATCCGGAACGAAGGATTTCGCGACGCGGTGGTGATCTCGGGAGACAAACACGTGGATGTGATCGTCCAGAGCGAGAAGCTTACCCATTCCCAGGTGGTCAAGTTGATCAGCCTGGTGAAAAAACACATGGACGTTCCCGCGACGCAGGTATCCGTCGCATACCGCCCGTGA
- the accB gene encoding acetyl-CoA carboxylase biotin carboxyl carrier protein: MHELRELIRLIDESRIDEFQMEKDGAKLVIKKGAKEQPVAVTPQPAPEKVEAAPKPAVTEPAPTPSPQTAAAPEPKAAEVKAEDDAQLHKIVSPMVGTFYRAPAPDADPYVQVGDRVDEKTVVCIIEAMKLMNEIEAEVRGEIVEILVENGQLVEYGQPLFLVKTE; this comes from the coding sequence ATGCATGAACTGCGCGAACTGATCCGTTTGATTGATGAATCGAGAATCGACGAATTCCAGATGGAAAAAGACGGCGCGAAACTGGTGATAAAGAAGGGCGCGAAGGAACAGCCCGTTGCCGTGACGCCTCAGCCTGCTCCGGAAAAGGTGGAAGCGGCGCCGAAGCCGGCTGTAACCGAGCCCGCACCGACTCCGTCGCCGCAGACTGCCGCCGCCCCCGAGCCGAAGGCGGCCGAGGTCAAGGCGGAGGATGACGCCCAATTACATAAGATCGTCTCTCCGATGGTGGGGACCTTTTATCGGGCGCCCGCACCGGATGCCGATCCCTACGTTCAGGTCGGCGACCGGGTGGACGAAAAGACCGTGGTCTGCATCATTGAAGCGATGAAGCTGATGAACGAAATCGAGGCGGAAGTGCGCGGCGAAATCGTCGAGATCCTGGTGGAAAATGGTCAGCTCGTGGAATACGGTCAGCCCCTGTTCCTGGTGAAGACCGAATGA
- the accC gene encoding acetyl-CoA carboxylase biotin carboxylase subunit, whose product MFKKVLIANRGEIAVRVIRACRELGIATAAVYSEADQDSLHVKLADEAYCIGPAPSRDSYLNMTNLISTATLIGADAVHPGYGFLAENADFAELCAACGITFIGPHPDAISKMGDKTTARETMKKAGVPVVPGTEGVIEDLDVALETAASIGYPVMVKATAGGGGKGMRVVHSEDELRRTIRMAQQEAEANFGNPGVYLEKFLSRPRHVEIQVLADQHGNVIHLGERDCSIQRRYQKLIEEAPSPALTPELREKMGQAAVAAAKAVNYSGAGTVEFLLDRDGNFYFMEMNTRIQVEHPVTEWITGVDLVKEQIRVAAGEPLSIRQEDVRLDGWAIECRINAEDPDRNFMPSPGTIQFYLPPGGAGVRIDSAAYGGYRIPPYYDSMIAKVIVWGKDRDEAIRRMIRALNEFAIEGVKTTIPFHLKLLNHPKFLEGDVHIQFLETTNLDEERTSGNE is encoded by the coding sequence TTGTTTAAAAAGGTGCTCATCGCCAACCGTGGAGAGATTGCGGTTCGCGTGATCCGAGCCTGCCGCGAGTTGGGAATTGCCACGGCTGCCGTCTATTCCGAAGCTGACCAAGATTCACTGCATGTGAAACTGGCCGATGAGGCGTACTGCATCGGCCCCGCTCCATCCCGGGACAGTTACCTGAACATGACCAACCTGATCAGCACCGCTACCCTGATCGGAGCGGACGCCGTCCACCCCGGATACGGTTTCTTGGCGGAAAATGCCGATTTTGCCGAGCTCTGCGCCGCTTGCGGCATCACCTTCATCGGCCCGCATCCGGATGCGATCAGCAAGATGGGAGACAAGACGACCGCCCGGGAAACCATGAAAAAGGCCGGGGTACCGGTGGTGCCGGGGACCGAAGGCGTGATTGAAGACCTGGATGTCGCGCTGGAGACGGCGGCATCGATCGGTTACCCGGTGATGGTCAAGGCCACCGCCGGAGGCGGCGGAAAAGGGATGCGCGTCGTTCACAGCGAAGATGAACTGAGACGCACCATCCGGATGGCACAGCAGGAAGCCGAAGCCAACTTCGGCAATCCCGGGGTATACCTCGAAAAGTTTTTGTCTCGTCCGAGACACGTGGAGATTCAGGTTTTGGCCGACCAACACGGAAATGTGATCCATCTGGGAGAGCGCGATTGTTCCATTCAGCGAAGGTATCAGAAGCTGATCGAAGAGGCCCCTTCTCCCGCTCTCACCCCGGAGTTGAGGGAGAAGATGGGGCAGGCCGCCGTCGCCGCTGCCAAGGCGGTGAATTATTCCGGCGCCGGAACGGTGGAGTTTTTGCTGGATCGCGACGGGAATTTTTATTTTATGGAAATGAACACGCGGATCCAGGTGGAGCACCCCGTGACGGAATGGATCACCGGGGTGGATTTGGTGAAGGAGCAGATCCGGGTGGCGGCGGGAGAACCCCTCTCCATCCGCCAGGAGGATGTGAGGCTGGATGGATGGGCCATCGAGTGCCGCATCAACGCCGAGGATCCCGACCGGAACTTCATGCCTTCCCCGGGGACGATCCAGTTTTACCTTCCTCCGGGAGGAGCCGGCGTTCGCATCGACAGTGCCGCCTACGGCGGTTATCGCATCCCGCCCTATTACGATTCGATGATCGCGAAGGTGATTGTCTGGGGCAAGGACCGGGATGAGGCGATCCGTCGGATGATCCGAGCCCTGAACGAGTTCGCCATTGAGGGCGTAAAAACGACGATTCCCTTCCACCTGAAGCTCTTGAATCACCCGAAGTTCTTGGAAGGGGATGTCCATATTCAATTCCTGGAAACTACCAATCTCGATGAGGAGCGAACGAGCGGAAATGAGTAA
- a CDS encoding Asp23/Gls24 family envelope stress response protein: protein MSNWDVEYQSTDLGKVEIAPEVIQIIAGLAVVQVDGVAGMSGGVVDDISQFLGRKNPRQGIRVEFEEGLSIEVAILVKYGSYIPDVGKAVQEQVKNAVETMTGLRVESVNVRVEAVKFPEKTNTVEATQRVK from the coding sequence ATGAGTAACTGGGATGTCGAGTATCAGTCAACCGACTTGGGGAAAGTCGAGATTGCTCCGGAAGTGATTCAGATCATCGCGGGTTTGGCCGTCGTCCAAGTGGACGGCGTTGCCGGCATGAGCGGAGGTGTCGTTGACGACATCAGCCAGTTTCTCGGCCGGAAAAACCCGCGGCAGGGGATTCGCGTGGAATTTGAGGAGGGGCTGTCGATCGAGGTGGCCATTCTCGTCAAATACGGATCCTACATTCCGGATGTGGGGAAAGCGGTTCAGGAACAAGTGAAAAACGCGGTGGAGACGATGACGGGACTGCGCGTTGAAAGCGTCAATGTCCGTGTGGAAGCGGTCAAGTTTCCCGAGAAGACGAACACGGTCGAGGCGACGCAACGGGTGAAGTAA
- the amaP gene encoding alkaline shock response membrane anchor protein AmaP translates to MSLFDRLLLILHSLVVAVLSAVVALAKAGAAPLEWVWETPHFRWTVAVIGLLLFLSSLRLLFSAMWGPKDEGVDRLTEFGYIRISLDTLESIASKAARGVKGIRDLTARVRFSSDSPSSVGIGLKITVDGETPIQLLSEELQRIVKKQVEEIAGVEVSQVSVLVKDTVQPERSRIRVD, encoded by the coding sequence ATGAGTCTGTTCGACAGACTCCTCCTGATTCTTCACAGCCTGGTTGTTGCCGTCCTGTCCGCCGTTGTAGCCCTCGCCAAAGCGGGAGCGGCGCCCCTGGAATGGGTCTGGGAAACTCCTCACTTCCGGTGGACGGTTGCGGTGATCGGCCTGCTTCTCTTCCTGTCGAGCCTTCGTCTGTTGTTTTCGGCCATGTGGGGGCCGAAGGACGAAGGGGTGGACCGCCTGACGGAGTTCGGCTACATCCGCATCTCCCTGGATACGTTGGAGAGCATCGCGTCGAAAGCGGCCCGCGGGGTAAAGGGAATCCGCGACTTGACGGCGCGGGTCCGGTTTTCCAGCGATTCGCCCTCGTCCGTCGGCATCGGCCTGAAAATCACGGTGGACGGGGAAACCCCGATTCAGCTCCTTTCCGAAGAGCTGCAACGAATTGTGAAAAAGCAGGTGGAGGAGATTGCCGGGGTGGAAGTGAGTCAGGTATCGGTGCTGGTGAAGGACACGGTTCAGCCTGAGCGCTCCCGCATCCGTGTCGATTAA
- a CDS encoding DUF2273 domain-containing protein: protein MNFIPWEKLFETHGGRMVGTLFGFVLGFIYLIVGFWKTVVFAMFVGLGYLWGWRLDRREDLEKVVSTILSDKWIRK from the coding sequence TTGAACTTTATCCCTTGGGAGAAGTTGTTTGAGACGCATGGCGGCCGAATGGTGGGCACGCTTTTCGGATTTGTTCTGGGATTCATCTATCTTATCGTCGGCTTCTGGAAAACGGTGGTGTTTGCGATGTTCGTCGGGTTGGGTTATCTGTGGGGCTGGCGGTTGGATCGCCGGGAGGATTTGGAAAAGGTGGTGTCTACCATTCTCTCGGACAAATGGATTCGCAAATAG